The DNA window AACCTCGCACCATGCatcgcacgcacgcacgtaaTCGTACAGCCAGGATTGACTTGCGGATGCATCAATCCTGATCCCACTCGTCGCTGTCGCATGCAGTCCAGGGTAGCAGCGGCCAGAGGCAGCACTGACCACTGACCGCCCTCGCTGTCACTGGGTAGTGGGTCCGACCGTTCAAAAGTCAAAGgaaggattttattttttttctctacagCACTTCACGTATAGCCGCAGGAGTCtgtgaatttgaatttaaacaaatttCGAGTGAATTTTGGGAGAGCCAACGTAGGGCAAGGTTTGAACGGGAGGCAGGGAGACGCATCATGCGTGTAGTGTAGATCGCACAGGCAAATCTGATCTTGCTGTGCGTCGCGTGTTGGTACTGTACATGGCCGCAGATGCCGACGTGGCATGCAGCAGGggagtggggcccacatttgggggagcttctgtAGCGCACAGACTGAGCGGTGGGCCCCGTGAGCGCAACCGGCCAAAAAGGGGTCCTCTGGTCAGGCATGCACGCACTCGAGAGCCCAATAATTTTCTGTGGGGCCCACCGGATAGTGACCCGACGAACGGGTGGGCCCGCGCTGCCAGTTGGACAAGGCCAGGCCATGCAGGTGTAGCGTGtagtgtagtagtagtagcgtTTTTGTGTGGACGGCGTGGCAGTGGGCAGGCCGGTCCTGACACGTCAAACCAGAGCGCCATGGCTGCCGCAGAGTAGCAGCATTGGACTTGCCAAAAAGCCACCCATCCCCACCCTCAACAAATTACCTAAAAACGCCGAGACGAGCCAGTCATATTCATCTCGTTGTTTTTGATATTGTTGATAGTGTAAGTCTAAAACTGAAATTGTTAAACCGACATAAATTTGGAGACGATAGAAATTCGGTACAGTTGTTTACCGGATAGATGGTTACTTTACATTGGTCCCGGGTAGGATGAGGATGAGATGGGTGAGCCGTGAGCAAGCCAGTGGGAGCTTTAGGGTTCGGTTACGCCGCTGCTGCTGTATCTTTGACCGGCATGGGGGTTAACCCAGTAAAAAGGCCCCATCGATCATCCCCTCTCCTGGGGTTTCGCCAAAGCGGCTCATGCTTGCTGCTGCGTCGTCCCCAAAGCAAAAAACCGAACGGCCGGCGTTGCCACGGCACGCTGCTGAATGCTGCTTTTGAACGGCACTGTAGCTATACGGCCATGCcctttgcttgcttgcttttgtGTTAATTACTACTTTGTTTTTAGTTAATCTGAACGGCACTGTAGCTTGGATTAGTGTAAGGATCCTAGGTGAGCATGGGCTTGACAGAGACACAGATTTGGGCGTGGGATGGGGCTATGATCTCGATCTCTCTTGATCCAGGAGAAGAATTTTCCTTGGATTTGGGAGTGCTGTGTTGGTAGGATAAACAAAGggtttttagttttctttagTGCAGTGTTATGGGGGGTGAGAGATTGAGATTTCAATGAATTTGATTATATgggtgggttttttttttgttgtaccAGCAACTAGAGTAGTATAGTACTATAGTAGTACTACTCCTGTAGGCATTTCTCTTGGGATTTGTTACAGAATGTTGCAGGCACTTGGTCTTGTCCTTGGTTTCTATGCTGAGGGGCACTACTAGGCTACTGTTGCTCTGTACTTAATCAAATCACCAACCAAGATACACTTAGATTTCGTTTTGCACGAGAGGGTTTAGTTTATCTCATGTGGTGTGTACTGCACGTTGGAACGGTCCTGAAATCTTCCACCTTCAAAATTGGTTTCATTTCATTGGATTTTATAGATattcttttaaaacttttcGCGGCACAGCTAATTGTGATCATGACATTGCTGTTTTTCGCAGAGTATGCGTATACCCTAAGGGTGGATGAGAAGAGcgacgtgtacagcttcggCGTGGTGCTCCTGGAGCTCATcaccgggcggcggccggtgggggGCTTCGGGGAAGGGGTGGACATCGTGCAGTGGGCGAAGAGGGTAAccgacggcgggcggagggagagCGTGCACCGGGTCGTGGACCGCCGGATCAGCACCGTGCCCATGGACGAGGTGGCGCACCTCTTCTTCGTGTCGATGCTGTGCGTCCACGAGAACAGCGTGGAGCGGCCGACGATGCGGGAGGTGGTGCAGATGCTATCGGAGTTCCCCCGCGGCcagccatcgccgccgtcgtcatcgtcggcgccggagacgacgacgggggaggaggagagcagtCTGGAGAAGGAGCCAAACTGCTACAAACTGTTCCCGGACTTGCTCAACTAATTGAGTGCAAAACACAATTAAGTTGCCATTGTTACAAGACTTGGCAATGATAAGTGTGGAGGTGATCAGACAGGAGCTGGGGGAAGAAGATGAAATAACATGtaaccttttattttgtttcatctcctctttctttctttttcttgtttctaATTCTTTTGCCATCAAAGGTGTATAGGGTTTGATCATATGCTACCCTTCTAGGGGATTGTGCTGTCCAATGTAATAGTCACTTCCATCATAGCTTTAGCCCTTTGTAATCTCCTGGTAATCTTGAGCCACCATCCATTGTCATCTCCTTTTTTACACCAGTTCTTCTTTATATGCTCATTATGTGTACTACCACTGGTTCCATATATACTATAGTTTCATGGCTTTTTGTATTATTCAAGCCAATTTTGTCATCAAGGGAGGTGAAGTAATCATCTGTTGGAAGATTCTTGACTGGAGCTTTGGGTTCAGGAAaagtgagaaaaaagaaaagaggagtACTTGACAGTCTTTGAAAAACATCCCGAGTCCCAAAGCTTAAAGCAAGATGGACAGTGACTAAATTGAACAACTTTATCAAAATAAAGGAACCAGGATAAAACATCAAGAGagattttttgaagaaaattatcatgatggatggatgatgcATTGTCTCAGTCTCTCAGAGTTTCAGGGCTTGCAGTGCTGGTAGCTTGAATTAGCTTCAGAATATTGAATTCATTTTTACTGATCAGGCATTGATGCAATGATGAAGGGAAGTCCAAAGCTGCATGTTCTAAGACAGCTTCTGTACACTGTTCATGTATCGACTGTTTTTGCTTTGGTTTTCGTCCATTCTACTGTGTCCTCTGATGACTGTAACGTTGAGCATTGATACTTTGCTGGAGCGGATGGAGCACACTTAACATGCAACTCAGTTCTTTAACATTTTACTCCAAATTCAGATGCAAGCCATTTCAGCCTTCTTAACTCTTGCCTTAATGTAAATCGTTTTACGAAATCTAAACACCTTTTAATCTTCTATATCTTCCATATTTTCTATTGCAAATAGTACTGTCTGTTTTTACAGACAATGATAAAATCACTGAAAAATAACTTTGACcattacttttattaaaaaaccatatatagaaatatcaaaaatatatggGTTTTATCAAATCACATTTCAAGATTAATCTATAGATATGACCTACacatttttaagataaatattttaaaagttattcaTGGCAAAGTTATAAAAGTTTGATGTTAGTCTTTTCCAAAACAACAATTATTATGTAACCTGATGAAGTATACGCTATCCTTCCCATAAATAAATGACTTATTATCAATTTCAGCGTGGCATAAATGGACAGCGAAGTCAAGTCTATAATGACTTGTATTTGCAATAAGATTAGGGCAGTCTCGATAGaggttttatttaggtgtcatacatattaattagCTGATACATCAGcacaaaagagaatatttacatgaaactatgagagaaaataaattagtttcatggccatgaaacGTTTAAGCACTGTTACTAAGTCCTCGGTAACATAGTGAAACTCAAGTTGAAGGGTTTAAGGCGTTTTAATCAAACATTATCTACATGCAATTAAACTTtcaacagtaattaaatatttatttagttttgaaaatggTACAATGAAACAATGCATTGCGAGTAGCTGTTTCATGCATCGTTTTATCGacttagttattttaaaaactgtATAGTAAAACTAGGCATTGAGACTGACCTTAGAGTAGATTAATGTCAGTGACCGACGGGAGTGGAGAAAAATAATTCGGTCACAGACTCTCGACTTGTTGGGACCATTCCCTTTTACCTTAAAATTGAGGACAATAAAGATGCTCGGAATTCAGTTATCGTTCACTCGATCAATATAAGAGCAGCTCAAAACTTTTACAGTGCTCCTAAAAAGAAATACTCAAATTTGAGCACTGCTAGTGCTGGTTTTCACCAGCTATGGTTCTTCCTCAACCACACTGGTGAATGTTAACACAAATTTCCTCTTTATTGTTCTTGACATTACAAGCTCACCACATTTGAGGTGTCTGAGGAATCCACATCAGAAATTGGCCACTTGCTTGTGTTTCAGTGCTCTCCAACCAATGTCACGTCTGAAGAATCCTTCAGGCCAGTCAACAACATCTACCGCATCGTATGCTCTTGTCCTTGCCTCTTCGACGTCTTTGCCTTTAGATGTGATCCCAAGCACCCGGCCTCCCACAGCGACAAGATTTCCATCCCCATCCAGTGCTGTTCCAGCATGGAATATTTTTACAGCGGGCGAGACCTGCTCAGCCTTCTCGATATTTCGTATCACAGTCCCCTTCTTGTAAGACCCAGGGTATCCTTGGCTTGCCATCACAACCACCATTGCCATTTCAGGTGACCAGGTGAGTGAAACATCGCCCAGTTCACCTCTGCATGCAGACAGCAGAACCTGCGCCAAATCAGACTCTAATCGCATCATAAGAACCTGAGGACaagagatgaaaaatatattagtagtGAAAAGTATAACCAAAACTTGATGGTAAAACTATTAAACAATTCAACCAGATAGCCGAAACAAGTAAACAGCCAAAAATAAACACTATCTTATCTGGAAAATAGTATTCTATAGTTGTAAAATGTATTAGAAAAGCAAGATAAAGACTCCACATGACTGTCAATTATTCACAAAAATGTACTacttccgttttatattataagactttttagccttgcctaaattcatcattgatcaatgtatatagtttatatatatgtctagattcattagcatccatatgaatctagccaatactagaaagtcttacatcgtGAAACGTAGGAAGTAGCATACAAGGGTTTTTGGATTATTAGGGCAGATGCTGGATGAGCAATTCAGACTTATGATCTGAGGTGAACAGCTACTACCTCTGGtcataaaaatagaataattCTATTGGCAATCTTCATGACCCAAAATTCCACATGACTGTCAATTATTTGCCAGTAATATCACCgtatattttattgaaactATGCAGTCTGAAAGTAATTTTACTTCAAAGACAAACATTTCAGTAGTCAGAATTGTTTGATCTGCGCTCATAtaatttccaaaaattttagagcAGATAGCAAAAGGTTGGGCAATCACTAACAAACATGCCAAagcagataaaaaaattggccATCATTAAAATGACACAAAGTAGAGTGTGAACTGCTAGATGCAGACCTGTGTGTCAAAACTACAGGAGGAAAACTCTGTTGGCATGACATGGATGTTTGTTTCATTCTATTGTCCGACAAGAACACCTTTTTCATAATGTGACCAGAGAAACCAGAATCCAAATTTAGTGCAATTTTGTTTCATTCTAATGTCCAACAAGAGCACCTTTCAAGGTTACAGTTCGGCCGTAGTGTGATCAGagaaaccaaaatataaattctaaTGATTCAAGTACACagatataaaaaagaattCCTAACATATAGTGTATCTTTGAAGGTTATAGTTTATAGATAGAGAACCACTAACCTGGCATTCTGGGTCACCAAACCGTACATTGTACTCAATAAGCTTAGGCAGACCAGATTTCTTCTCAATCATAAGTCCAGCATATAATACACCAACAAATTTGCATCCTTCAGCTGCCATACCTTTAACTGTTGGGATTATTATACGCTCCATAATTATGTGCTTAAGCTCTTCTGTCACTATTGGTGCAGGGGAGTATGCACCCATACCACCAGTATTTGGGCCTACATCACCATCACCAACTCTTTTGTGATCTTGTGCTGATTCAAGTGGCAACGCATTTTCGCCATCCACTAACGCAAAGAAAGAGGCTTCTTCACCCTCCAAATATTCTTCAATAATAACCCGTGAACCAGCAGAACCAAATGACCCTTGAACCAACATACAGTCTATGGCTTCAAATGCCTCATCCAAAGTCATAGCAACAACCACACCTTTTCCAGCTGCCAATCCATCAGCTTTAACAACAATAGGGGCCCCTTGATCCTTGACATATTGTTTAGCTTCTGTAGGATCTGTGAATG is part of the Oryza brachyantha chromosome 11, ObraRS2, whole genome shotgun sequence genome and encodes:
- the LOC102705473 gene encoding phosphoribosylamine--glycine ligase, chloroplastic-like isoform X2; protein product: MLTCLLRITVLVIGGGGREHALCYALNRSPSCDAVLCAPGNIGIAQSGDATCISDLDISDSDAVIAFCLKRGVGMVVVGPEAPLVAGLVNDLVKAKIPAFGPSSEAAALEGSKDFMKKLCDKYNIPTAKYRTFTDPTEAKQYVKDQGAPIVVKADGLAAGKGVVVAMTLDEAFEAIDCMLVQGSFGSAGSRVIIEEYLEGEEASFFALVDGENALPLESAQDHKRVGDGDVGPNTGGMGAYSPAPIVTEELKHIIMERIIIPTVKGMAAEGCKFVGVLYAGLMIEKKSGLPKLIEYNVRFGDPECQVLMMRLESDLAQVLLSACRGELGDVSLTWSPEMAMVVVMASQGYPGSYKKGTVIRNIEKAEQVSPAVKIFHAGTALDGDGNLVAVGGRVLGITSKGKDVEEARTRAYDAVDVVDWPEGFFRRDIGWRALKHKQVANF
- the LOC102705473 gene encoding phosphoribosylamine--glycine ligase-like isoform X1, whose product is MASAAYGVGAPLKLAARHHGVFARHCAGWKSSVSWPVSQAWMGTCSSVAMRKVASGSPLIVQASKNGDSSLKSSLADANLLAEQRITVLVIGGGGREHALCYALNRSPSCDAVLCAPGNIGIAQSGDATCISDLDISDSDAVIAFCLKRGVGMVVVGPEAPLVAGLVNDLVKAKIPAFGPSSEAAALEGSKDFMKKLCDKYNIPTAKYRTFTDPTEAKQYVKDQGAPIVVKADGLAAGKGVVVAMTLDEAFEAIDCMLVQGSFGSAGSRVIIEEYLEGEEASFFALVDGENALPLESAQDHKRVGDGDVGPNTGGMGAYSPAPIVTEELKHIIMERIIIPTVKGMAAEGCKFVGVLYAGLMIEKKSGLPKLIEYNVRFGDPECQVLMMRLESDLAQVLLSACRGELGDVSLTWSPEMAMVVVMASQGYPGSYKKGTVIRNIEKAEQVSPAVKIFHAGTALDGDGNLVAVGGRVLGITSKGKDVEEARTRAYDAVDVVDWPEGFFRRDIGWRALKHKQVANF